One genomic segment of Geoalkalibacter ferrihydriticus DSM 17813 includes these proteins:
- a CDS encoding DEAD/DEAH box helicase, with protein sequence MEQTASSPLNPLAGALRDLPIGTLYTLGRKAQLVEALLLCQKNAVALPVWKKSGELLSVDVGNALVHEVSLHLNKGGRIETRCRCGNRATGDVCAHSLAALLTLKKALVPAAVSGWRAVDADLEKIRTSLLAPVLPRSEKIGPRKRKSSANKPDSRPRDQADYAIVLSERYGIPFVEVTRKGDVLLPFTHRVPKPLQPLLESPWMAGGHSATALCALLEAGKPTWPVQVRDSGGRLHTLKVEASQALKGKLVFDARDSGLRLQRVLDDGSCLGGRLLWFGSWVADAQHARLVRVVAPEVWSLWPQLAAVGTTVEDGAGCLVAWRDFGGIEFMSDEDSPPLEECLLQIDGQEQQVLPTHLRDYSLEINPGADDEVTLRAVARHGACELGLDSRALALFSEAFFDGVSLPLRALKRRRALYETFFAARRATTKTERNRILRKNIAGADFRRRALVSEARGRLENLLECERQCTWHLSFAEEHWLLLQRDRALEAELLEVLYGYFGVAALRDAPFAGAMRVKRQTLFAALPALVGELRALGVDLRYGGRPAVPARLDIRVTAGAKDIDWFELRPEISCAGVALDEETWRKALEEGIFEADGCLHLLEAGDREALTVLAGLRGAGQKKAHREPVLIPRLHILDLLALRKLGATLHLGAEDETILARLENFDKLPEVDEPRLRAKLRDYQGLGYRWLAFLYEHKFGACLADDMGLGKTIQAISLLAALHQGVLAARAPRDIPHLVVVPPSLLFNWESELTRFAPDLRTLVYRGQDRCLNAFEGIDVVLTSYEIVRRDIEELCALTFHVIIFDEAQAIKNVHAAMTGAARRLQGAFKLALTGTPVENHLGEYWSIIDLVLPGLLGPYRRFGSNRREVEPGALQRLIARTKPFVLRRTKEKIAAELPDKVEIDLHLDLSAEQKVLYQNTVAAVRTEVAAAWQEQNRAQARITALAALTRLRRLCLDPRLAGGTAQDGASPKIAALCEHLEELQAEGHSSLVFSQFTSFLDLVEPHLRAAGHGFIRLDGSTPVAQRKKLVEAFQNSEEPLVFLLSLKAGGRGLNLTRASYVIHLDPWWNPAVENQASDRAHRIGQTRKVTVLRLLMRHTVEEKMMVLKERKQRLFQALLDEGRDGGGVPLSREDFEFLVGD encoded by the coding sequence ATGGAACAAACCGCATCTTCGCCGTTAAATCCCCTGGCGGGCGCCCTGCGGGACCTGCCGATAGGGACCCTTTACACCCTGGGACGCAAAGCCCAGTTGGTCGAGGCTTTGCTATTGTGCCAGAAGAATGCCGTGGCCCTGCCGGTATGGAAGAAGAGCGGCGAACTGTTGAGCGTCGATGTCGGCAACGCCTTGGTGCATGAAGTCTCTCTGCACCTCAACAAGGGCGGGCGGATCGAAACCCGATGCCGCTGCGGCAATCGCGCTACGGGGGATGTCTGTGCCCATAGCCTGGCGGCTTTGCTGACGTTGAAAAAAGCCCTGGTGCCGGCGGCGGTAAGCGGCTGGCGTGCCGTGGATGCCGATCTGGAAAAGATTCGCACCTCCCTGCTGGCGCCTGTGTTGCCCCGGTCTGAAAAAATAGGACCGCGCAAGAGAAAATCATCTGCAAATAAGCCCGACTCTCGCCCAAGGGACCAGGCCGACTATGCCATTGTGCTCAGTGAGCGCTACGGGATTCCTTTTGTTGAAGTCACGCGCAAAGGGGACGTGCTCCTGCCTTTTACCCATCGCGTCCCTAAGCCCTTGCAGCCTCTGCTCGAATCGCCCTGGATGGCCGGCGGGCACTCGGCCACGGCCCTGTGCGCTCTGTTGGAGGCGGGAAAGCCGACCTGGCCGGTACAGGTGCGCGACAGCGGCGGCCGGCTGCACACGTTGAAGGTCGAAGCGTCGCAAGCTCTAAAGGGCAAGCTGGTGTTTGATGCCCGCGATAGCGGCCTGCGTCTCCAGCGGGTGCTCGATGACGGCAGTTGCCTGGGGGGGCGTCTGCTGTGGTTCGGCTCCTGGGTCGCCGACGCGCAGCATGCCCGCCTGGTGCGGGTGGTTGCTCCGGAGGTCTGGAGCCTGTGGCCGCAACTGGCCGCAGTCGGCACGACTGTCGAGGATGGCGCGGGTTGTCTGGTTGCTTGGCGCGATTTCGGCGGCATCGAGTTCATGTCCGACGAAGATTCTCCGCCTCTCGAAGAATGCCTTTTGCAGATCGACGGACAAGAACAGCAGGTGCTGCCCACACACCTCAGGGATTATTCTCTGGAAATCAACCCTGGCGCGGACGATGAAGTGACGTTGCGCGCCGTGGCTCGGCATGGCGCCTGCGAACTGGGTCTTGACTCCCGTGCCCTGGCGTTGTTCAGCGAGGCTTTCTTCGACGGTGTATCCTTGCCTTTGCGCGCCCTCAAGCGCCGCCGCGCGCTCTATGAAACCTTTTTCGCCGCGCGCCGTGCCACGACCAAAACCGAGCGCAACCGTATTCTGCGTAAAAACATTGCGGGTGCGGATTTCCGGCGGCGGGCCCTGGTCAGCGAGGCTCGCGGCCGACTTGAGAACCTGCTTGAGTGCGAGCGCCAGTGCACCTGGCACCTGAGTTTTGCCGAGGAACACTGGCTGCTGCTGCAACGCGACCGCGCGCTGGAAGCTGAGCTGCTGGAGGTTCTCTATGGCTATTTCGGGGTTGCGGCCTTGCGTGATGCACCCTTTGCGGGAGCTATGCGGGTCAAGCGTCAGACGCTGTTCGCCGCCCTGCCGGCGTTGGTCGGCGAACTGCGTGCCCTGGGCGTTGACCTGCGGTATGGCGGGCGCCCAGCCGTGCCGGCGCGGCTTGACATCCGTGTCACCGCCGGAGCCAAAGACATCGACTGGTTTGAGCTGCGCCCGGAAATCAGCTGCGCGGGGGTGGCGCTCGACGAGGAAACCTGGCGCAAGGCTCTTGAAGAAGGGATTTTTGAAGCCGACGGGTGTCTGCATCTGCTTGAGGCAGGCGATCGGGAGGCTTTGACGGTCCTGGCCGGACTCCGCGGAGCAGGGCAGAAAAAAGCGCATCGCGAACCGGTGCTTATCCCGCGTCTGCATATTCTCGATCTGCTCGCCCTGCGCAAACTGGGAGCGACTCTTCATCTTGGCGCCGAGGATGAAACTATCCTCGCCCGTCTGGAGAATTTCGACAAGTTGCCCGAGGTGGATGAACCCCGGCTGCGCGCCAAGCTGCGCGACTACCAGGGGCTGGGCTATCGCTGGCTGGCCTTTCTTTATGAGCACAAATTCGGTGCCTGCCTGGCCGATGACATGGGGCTGGGAAAAACCATTCAGGCCATCAGCCTGCTGGCGGCTCTGCATCAGGGTGTACTCGCCGCGCGCGCACCGCGAGACATCCCTCACCTGGTGGTGGTGCCGCCCAGCCTGCTGTTCAACTGGGAGAGTGAACTCACGCGCTTTGCCCCCGATCTGCGCACCCTGGTCTATCGCGGCCAGGATCGCTGTCTCAACGCTTTTGAGGGCATCGACGTGGTGCTGACCAGCTACGAGATTGTGCGCCGCGATATTGAGGAACTGTGTGCGCTGACCTTTCACGTCATCATCTTCGATGAGGCGCAGGCCATAAAAAACGTCCATGCCGCCATGACCGGCGCGGCGCGGCGTCTGCAAGGCGCTTTCAAGCTGGCTCTCACCGGAACCCCGGTCGAAAATCATTTGGGTGAATACTGGTCGATCATCGACTTGGTGCTGCCCGGCCTGCTCGGCCCCTATCGCCGCTTCGGCAGTAACCGCAGGGAGGTCGAACCCGGTGCGCTGCAGCGCCTTATCGCCCGCACCAAGCCCTTCGTGCTACGCCGCACCAAGGAGAAAATTGCTGCCGAACTGCCCGACAAGGTCGAAATCGATCTGCATCTCGATCTCAGTGCAGAGCAGAAGGTTCTTTATCAGAATACCGTGGCCGCGGTGCGCACCGAGGTCGCCGCCGCCTGGCAAGAGCAGAACCGCGCCCAGGCGCGCATCACCGCCCTGGCTGCACTCACCCGCCTGCGCCGCCTGTGTCTCGACCCGCGCTTGGCGGGTGGCACGGCGCAGGATGGTGCCTCGCCGAAAATCGCCGCTCTTTGCGAACACCTGGAAGAGCTGCAGGCCGAGGGACACAGCTCCCTGGTCTTTTCTCAGTTCACCAGTTTTCTCGACCTGGTGGAGCCCCATCTACGTGCCGCCGGCCACGGGTTTATACGCCTTGACGGCAGCACCCCGGTGGCGCAGCGTAAAAAGCTGGTGGAAGCTTTTCAGAACAGCGAGGAGCCCCTGGTCTTTCTCCTCAGCCTCAAGGCCGGTGGGCGTGGTCTCAATCTAACCCGCGCCAGCTACGTAATTCATCTTGACCCCTGGTGGAATCCGGCGGTGGAAAACCAGGCCTCCGACCGCGCCCACCGCATCGGCCAGACGCGCAAGGTCACGGTGCTGCGCCTGCTCATGCGCCACACGGTGGAAGAGAAGATGATGGTGCTCAAGGAGCGCAAGCAGCGCCTGTTCCAGGCCCTGCTCGACGAAGGTCGCGACGGCGGCGGTGTGCCGCTGAGTCGGGAGGATTTTGAGTTTCTGGTGGGAGACTGA
- a CDS encoding alpha/beta hydrolase translates to MRFFLFSLLLVLMMNLIGGCSPRRGYEAVLLLGDVSAGEEPSRLKAKTAEPARIQVRIPVAPGFPVAAGFYGADLYLPQEPVKAGMLVVPGVAEEGKDDPRLVAFAYSLARMRFAVLVPELESMHRLEVRAENTDEVAAAFAWFRNRTELVPTGHLGMMAFSYAVGPTLLAAMAPEVGEDVGFAVGVGGYYDLHAVMTFFTTGWFHDGDDWQRGDPNRYGKWVFVEGNLDRLAEEGDRRRFQTMAERRKENLDAPIEDLALGLSEEGKALYRFIVNEDRERVPALIANLPEFLRRDIGALNLADKDLQKLQARLILIHGLDDPIIPHSESRKLKAALPAGQADLFLVRGLMHVDVMPGIIGSWRMWRAVMALLRERDGVR, encoded by the coding sequence ATGCGTTTTTTCCTTTTTTCGCTGCTGCTGGTCCTGATGATGAATCTGATCGGCGGCTGTTCGCCGCGGCGCGGTTACGAAGCCGTGTTGCTTCTCGGCGATGTTTCCGCCGGCGAGGAGCCGAGCCGGCTCAAGGCCAAGACCGCGGAACCCGCGCGGATTCAGGTGCGAATCCCGGTGGCGCCCGGTTTTCCCGTCGCCGCCGGGTTTTACGGCGCCGATCTTTACTTGCCTCAAGAGCCGGTTAAGGCGGGCATGCTGGTGGTGCCAGGGGTCGCCGAGGAAGGTAAGGATGATCCGCGGCTGGTCGCCTTTGCTTATTCCTTGGCGCGCATGCGGTTCGCGGTGCTGGTCCCTGAGCTGGAAAGCATGCATCGCCTGGAAGTGCGAGCGGAAAATACCGATGAAGTGGCCGCAGCCTTTGCCTGGTTTCGCAACCGCACCGAGTTGGTGCCGACCGGCCATCTCGGCATGATGGCTTTCAGTTACGCAGTGGGGCCGACACTGCTGGCGGCCATGGCCCCTGAGGTGGGCGAGGACGTGGGTTTTGCCGTGGGCGTCGGCGGCTATTACGACCTCCACGCGGTGATGACATTTTTTACCACCGGCTGGTTTCATGACGGCGATGACTGGCAGCGCGGCGATCCCAACCGTTACGGCAAGTGGGTCTTTGTCGAGGGAAATCTGGATCGCCTGGCCGAAGAGGGCGATCGCCGGCGTTTCCAGACCATGGCGGAGCGCCGCAAAGAAAATCTCGACGCGCCCATCGAGGATCTGGCGCTGGGGTTGAGTGAGGAAGGCAAGGCCCTGTATCGCTTTATCGTCAACGAAGATCGCGAGCGGGTGCCTGCCCTGATCGCCAATCTTCCCGAGTTTCTTCGTCGTGACATTGGCGCGCTTAATCTGGCGGATAAGGACCTGCAAAAGCTGCAGGCACGGCTGATTCTTATACATGGCCTTGACGACCCCATCATTCCCCATAGCGAAAGCCGCAAGCTCAAGGCCGCGCTGCCCGCTGGGCAGGCCGACCTGTTTCTGGTGCGCGGGCTTATGCACGTCGACGTAATGCCCGGCATCATCGGCTCCTGGCGCATGTGGCGCGCGGTGATGGCTTTGCTGCGCGAACGCGACGGGGTGCGCTGA
- a CDS encoding efflux RND transporter permease subunit, which yields MNLTRAAIENNRVTLTLLVVLLVAGVWSFFTLPRDEDPGFTIRTAQVLTLFPGAAPERVEQLVTDKLEKAIQEIPQIDFITSESKPGVSMILVNIQERYTDMRPIWDDLRRKVERTARELPAEVVGPVVNDEFGDVFGVVFTIRGEGLSYAELKKIAEDCRNDLLLSREVAKVDLFGVQQERIFVEYSNARLAEYGVSPLQLQEILEARNIIIPGGEIFTDTEQIILEPTGNFDSVEDLSRSVIALPGRDELVYLKDLADIRRDYIDPPRAKVRYRGEPALAVAVNLRHGGNILALGEDVQQRLAEFRQVYPIGVDFDMVAFQPQHVQKKVDEFVVNLMQAVLIVLLVVLVFLGVRTGLVVASLIPAAMILALFVMGRLGIGIDQMSLASLIIALGLLVDNAIVMSESIKVSMEEGRAPLDAATASAQELRIPLLTSSLTTAAAFLPIFLAESITGEYTAPLFKVVTITLLCSWVLSLTLTPLLCVRFLPKSKRAAQNYQSLFYRGYRRLLLMLLRWRTLTLAAMFLLFCLAVFGLRFVPQIFFPPSDKPIFFAELRLPIGTPLARTAQVVGELEEYMTSNFMADKGQGREGIVDWVTFLGEGAPRYILAYNPEPPSPEYAYLIVNGSSREVLLDRVIPGLEDFCQRHFPDLDAQIRLLFLGPPVENPVEVRISGRDSEQIFALAAETRDQLAKIPGVRSITDDWGPRTKKLVVRVNQPRAQRAGLSNRDVAVSLQTILTGMETTDFREEDEIIPVILRSVAADRQDIGKLETFNLYVQSTGKSVPLKQVADIEIAWQPGKILRRDRLRTLTVQADVHPGANPIAIARQLDEVLKVQSAAWPLGTKYELGGELESSGQAGEAINAKMPVAGLIILLLLVTQFNSFRRPLIILLTIPLGLVGVTTGLLLTGTSFGFMTLLGLVSLAGIVINNAIVLLERIRLEIDENGLEPTRAVIEACQRRLRPILLTTITTMGGLLPLWLGGGPMWEPLAISIIFGLAFATLLTLGLVPVLYSLFFRLNFRDFRY from the coding sequence ATGAACCTGACCCGCGCGGCGATTGAGAATAACCGGGTCACCCTCACGCTGCTGGTGGTTCTTCTGGTGGCGGGGGTGTGGTCTTTTTTCACTTTGCCGCGTGATGAAGACCCGGGATTCACCATTCGCACCGCTCAGGTTCTGACCCTTTTTCCGGGCGCCGCTCCCGAGCGTGTTGAGCAACTGGTAACGGATAAGCTGGAAAAAGCGATCCAGGAAATTCCTCAGATCGATTTCATCACCAGCGAATCCAAGCCCGGTGTTTCGATGATCCTGGTCAATATCCAGGAGCGCTATACCGACATGCGCCCCATCTGGGACGACTTGCGGCGCAAGGTCGAGCGCACCGCGCGCGAACTGCCGGCAGAAGTGGTTGGTCCGGTGGTCAACGATGAATTCGGCGATGTGTTCGGCGTGGTGTTCACCATCCGCGGCGAGGGATTGAGTTACGCCGAACTCAAGAAGATTGCCGAAGACTGTCGCAACGATCTGCTGCTGTCGCGCGAGGTGGCCAAGGTCGATCTTTTCGGTGTGCAGCAAGAGCGCATTTTCGTCGAATACAGCAATGCCCGCCTCGCCGAATACGGCGTCTCGCCCCTGCAACTGCAGGAAATTCTGGAAGCCCGCAACATTATTATTCCCGGCGGTGAAATTTTTACCGATACGGAGCAGATCATTCTCGAGCCCACCGGCAACTTCGATTCGGTGGAGGATCTGAGCCGCAGCGTGATTGCCTTGCCGGGCCGCGATGAGTTGGTTTATCTCAAGGATCTGGCCGATATCCGGCGCGACTATATCGATCCGCCGCGGGCCAAGGTGCGCTACCGTGGCGAGCCGGCTCTGGCGGTGGCGGTCAACCTGCGTCACGGCGGCAACATCCTCGCCCTGGGCGAGGATGTGCAACAACGCCTCGCGGAGTTTCGCCAGGTCTATCCCATTGGGGTCGATTTCGACATGGTGGCCTTTCAGCCGCAGCATGTGCAGAAAAAGGTTGATGAGTTCGTGGTCAACCTCATGCAGGCGGTGCTCATCGTGTTGCTGGTGGTGCTGGTTTTTCTCGGCGTGCGCACTGGTCTGGTGGTGGCAAGCCTGATTCCCGCGGCAATGATTCTTGCCCTGTTTGTCATGGGGCGCCTCGGTATCGGCATCGACCAGATGTCTCTGGCATCGCTGATCATCGCCCTGGGTCTGTTGGTGGACAATGCCATCGTCATGTCCGAGTCCATCAAGGTGTCCATGGAGGAGGGCCGCGCGCCTCTGGACGCGGCGACGGCTTCGGCGCAGGAGCTGAGAATTCCTCTGCTGACCTCGTCCTTGACCACCGCGGCGGCCTTTCTGCCGATCTTTCTTGCCGAATCGATCACCGGGGAGTATACCGCTCCCCTGTTTAAGGTGGTCACCATCACCCTGCTCTGCTCCTGGGTGTTGTCTCTGACCCTGACGCCTCTGCTGTGCGTGCGTTTTTTGCCCAAGTCAAAGCGCGCCGCACAGAACTACCAAAGTCTGTTTTATCGTGGCTACCGGCGGTTGTTGCTGATGCTGCTGCGGTGGCGCACTTTGACCCTGGCGGCAATGTTCCTGCTCTTCTGCTTGGCCGTGTTCGGGTTGCGCTTCGTGCCGCAGATTTTCTTCCCGCCCAGCGACAAGCCGATCTTTTTTGCCGAATTGCGCCTGCCCATCGGTACCCCCCTGGCGCGTACCGCGCAGGTGGTGGGTGAGCTTGAGGAGTACATGACTTCCAATTTTATGGCAGATAAGGGCCAGGGTCGCGAGGGAATAGTCGACTGGGTGACGTTTCTCGGAGAGGGCGCGCCGCGCTATATCCTTGCCTATAATCCCGAGCCGCCGAGTCCCGAGTATGCCTATCTGATCGTCAACGGCAGCTCTCGGGAGGTGCTTCTGGACCGGGTTATCCCGGGGTTGGAGGATTTCTGCCAAAGGCATTTTCCGGATCTCGATGCACAAATCCGCCTGCTGTTTCTCGGTCCCCCGGTGGAAAACCCCGTGGAAGTGCGTATCTCGGGACGCGACAGCGAGCAGATTTTCGCCCTGGCCGCCGAAACCCGCGACCAACTGGCGAAGATACCCGGGGTGCGCAGCATCACCGATGACTGGGGGCCGCGCACCAAGAAGCTGGTGGTGCGGGTTAATCAGCCACGTGCTCAGCGGGCCGGATTGTCCAATCGGGACGTGGCGGTGTCCTTGCAGACGATTCTGACCGGTATGGAAACCACGGATTTCCGTGAGGAGGACGAGATTATTCCGGTCATTCTGCGCTCCGTCGCCGCCGACCGGCAGGACATCGGCAAACTGGAAACTTTCAATCTTTATGTGCAGAGCACCGGCAAATCTGTGCCCCTCAAGCAGGTAGCCGACATCGAGATCGCCTGGCAACCGGGCAAGATTTTGCGCCGTGATCGCCTCCGGACTCTGACCGTGCAGGCCGACGTGCATCCAGGGGCCAACCCCATCGCCATAGCGCGGCAACTTGACGAGGTGCTCAAAGTGCAGAGCGCCGCCTGGCCCCTGGGGACCAAGTACGAATTGGGCGGGGAGCTGGAATCCTCCGGCCAGGCCGGCGAAGCAATCAATGCCAAGATGCCGGTGGCCGGCTTGATCATCCTGCTATTGTTGGTTACGCAGTTCAATTCCTTTCGCCGGCCGCTGATCATCTTGCTCACAATCCCCCTGGGACTGGTCGGCGTGACCACCGGCCTGCTGTTGACCGGCACGTCCTTTGGTTTCATGACCCTGCTCGGGCTGGTGTCGTTGGCGGGCATCGTTATCAACAATGCCATCGTGCTGCTTGAACGGATTCGCCTGGAAATCGACGAAAACGGGCTCGAACCGACCCGGGCGGTGATCGAAGCCTGCCAGAGGCGCTTACGCCCCATTCTGCTCACCACCATTACCACCATGGGCGGCCTGCTTCCCCTGTGGCTCGGCGGCGGACCCATGTGGGAGCCCCTGGCCATCAGCATCATTTTCGGTCTGGCCTTTGCCACCCTTCTTACCCTGGGCTTGGTACCGGTGCTTTACTCGTTGTTTTTCCGCTTGAATTTTCGTGATTTTCGCTATTGA
- a CDS encoding efflux RND transporter periplasmic adaptor subunit — protein MLRRLSLFLVLLLWACGEQPPLPEEPLRVVRTQQVVLDEGVRVRAFSGTARPAIEARLSFRVPGTLVEIPVRVGDQVRRGALIAALDPADYQLQVREAEAALAEAGARTRNADAHYERVRALYENHHASLTDLDAARAGAESARAAEAAVAMRLELAQLQLSYTRLHAPLDGFIAAVSVEVNENVATGAEVVVLTASRFPEVGVALPEALIGGIARGDTVSVTFDAIGGERFAGMVTEVGVAASPAGATYLVTVRLLTPDHRVRQGMSAEVVFRFAPAREVSRMLVPAAAVGEDQQGRFVFVVESKEETTAVVRRRAVEVGEFTLEGLEILAGLTPGEQVVTAGVSRIEDGQRVLLAATEEPQP, from the coding sequence ATGCTGCGACGACTGAGTTTGTTTCTGGTGCTGCTGCTGTGGGCCTGCGGTGAGCAGCCGCCGCTGCCTGAGGAGCCCTTGCGCGTGGTGCGTACCCAGCAGGTGGTCCTGGATGAAGGGGTGCGCGTACGCGCTTTTTCCGGCACCGCACGTCCTGCCATCGAGGCCCGCTTGAGCTTTCGCGTGCCGGGCACCCTTGTCGAGATTCCCGTCAGGGTTGGCGATCAGGTGCGGCGCGGCGCGCTGATCGCGGCTCTGGATCCTGCCGATTACCAGTTGCAGGTCCGCGAAGCCGAAGCCGCTCTGGCCGAGGCCGGTGCCCGAACGCGCAATGCCGACGCGCATTACGAGCGGGTCAGGGCCTTGTATGAGAATCATCATGCCTCCCTCACCGATCTGGATGCGGCCCGCGCCGGGGCCGAATCGGCGCGAGCCGCCGAGGCGGCTGTGGCCATGCGGCTGGAATTGGCGCAATTGCAGCTCTCCTATACGCGCCTGCACGCACCCCTTGACGGTTTCATCGCTGCGGTCAGTGTCGAGGTCAACGAAAATGTCGCAACCGGTGCCGAAGTCGTGGTGTTGACCGCCAGTCGTTTTCCGGAAGTGGGTGTTGCTCTGCCCGAAGCGCTCATCGGCGGCATTGCCCGCGGTGATACTGTGAGCGTGACCTTTGACGCCATCGGCGGCGAGCGTTTTGCCGGGATGGTGACCGAAGTGGGCGTGGCGGCAAGCCCTGCGGGCGCCACGTATCTCGTGACCGTGCGGTTGCTTACGCCGGATCACCGGGTGCGCCAGGGCATGAGTGCTGAGGTTGTTTTTCGTTTTGCGCCGGCGCGGGAGGTTTCGCGAATGCTGGTGCCGGCGGCTGCGGTGGGCGAGGATCAACAGGGGCGCTTTGTTTTCGTGGTGGAATCCAAAGAGGAGACAACCGCCGTGGTGCGTCGCCGGGCGGTCGAAGTTGGAGAATTCACCCTGGAGGGACTGGAGATTCTCGCCGGACTGACTCCGGGTGAGCAGGTCGTGACCGCCGGGGTCAGCCGCATTGAGGACGGCCAGCGGGTGTTGCTCGCCGCGACAGAGGAACCTCAGCCATGA